The Halogranum gelatinilyticum genome includes a window with the following:
- a CDS encoding LSM domain-containing protein: MSGRPLDVLEASLNEPVTVQLKDGAAYFGTLAGYDQHMNVVLEESLDVDDDTLGELDVEAVEDTTIIRGDNVVTIKA; the protein is encoded by the coding sequence ATGAGCGGACGACCTCTCGATGTTCTCGAAGCATCTCTGAACGAGCCGGTGACGGTGCAGTTGAAGGACGGTGCCGCCTACTTCGGGACACTCGCAGGCTACGATCAGCATATGAACGTCGTGCTCGAAGAGAGCCTCGACGTCGACGACGACACGCTCGGCGAACTGGACGTCGAAGCGGTCGAAGACACAACGATTATACGCGGCGATAACGTCGTCACCATCAAAGCATGA
- a CDS encoding archease, producing MSFELRDHTADVAVEATAADCSGLFGAVADGLAAAMCESIPADGERFSVTVRAESREALLFDYLDQLIYERDVRAVLPVDNRADVREDDDEWVVDASARGVPLQGLGAREVKAVTYSEMLVEETDEGWHGYVVFDV from the coding sequence GTGAGCTTCGAACTGCGTGACCACACCGCCGACGTGGCTGTTGAGGCGACCGCCGCCGACTGCTCCGGACTCTTCGGGGCGGTCGCCGACGGTCTCGCCGCCGCGATGTGTGAGTCCATCCCCGCCGACGGCGAGCGTTTCTCCGTCACTGTCCGCGCCGAGAGCCGCGAGGCCCTGCTGTTCGACTATCTCGACCAGCTCATTTACGAGCGTGACGTGCGTGCCGTCCTCCCCGTCGACAACCGCGCCGACGTCCGCGAGGACGACGACGAGTGGGTCGTCGACGCCAGTGCTCGCGGCGTCCCGCTCCAGGGTCTCGGCGCGCGCGAGGTCAAGGCCGTGACCTACTCGGAGATGCTGGTCGAGGAGACCGACGAGGGCTGGCACGGCTACGTCGTTTTCGACGTGTGA
- a CDS encoding DUF7556 family protein, protein MSRANPSGSESYLGALRERGDESVMAAVDGEGRRAELVIADTERDDAWLSVDVDDAPSLDEWR, encoded by the coding sequence ATGAGTCGAGCAAACCCCTCCGGGAGCGAGAGCTACCTCGGCGCGTTACGCGAGCGTGGTGACGAGTCGGTGATGGCCGCCGTCGACGGCGAAGGCCGCCGGGCCGAGTTGGTCATCGCCGACACCGAGCGCGACGACGCGTGGCTGTCGGTCGACGTCGACGACGCACCCTCGTTGGACGAGTGGCGCTGA
- a CDS encoding pterin cluster protein has protein sequence MVSTATTGTASENEGEPTETTVDVKATGHVRRELGWSRREFTFEGTTLRAFLEAFFAEYDVRDLLIAETEADASAHGWVRPPADLPGTWRKNPEGEQSRAYARICINGRFNEHLGGFDAELHDGDRVALIYPFMFCC, from the coding sequence ATGGTCTCGACAGCCACGACTGGCACAGCCAGCGAGAACGAGGGAGAACCGACGGAGACGACAGTCGACGTCAAGGCGACGGGCCACGTCCGCCGCGAGCTCGGCTGGTCGCGCCGAGAGTTCACGTTCGAGGGGACGACGCTGCGTGCGTTCCTCGAGGCGTTCTTCGCCGAGTACGACGTGCGGGACCTGCTCATCGCCGAGACGGAGGCGGACGCGTCGGCCCACGGATGGGTACGGCCGCCGGCCGACCTGCCCGGTACCTGGCGCAAGAACCCCGAAGGTGAGCAGTCACGGGCCTACGCCCGGATCTGTATCAACGGCCGGTTCAACGAACATCTCGGTGGGTTCGACGCGGAACTCCACGACGGCGACCGTGTTGCACTCATCTACCCGTTCATGTTCTGCTGTTGA
- a CDS encoding GNAT family N-acetyltransferase: MSVNVEKRTDAPGNDTHAEEAWELKERVRREEGVLKQRRGFFMDAYRRSTTYLLYEDDTLLGFASARRDGYILFLAVNPDVRGEGFGEMLVAEVADNHRSVTCHARTTNAPALEFYKHIGFRVKRRIDNYYEDGGGAYYLKLGEDGLRDKLSEFMRR, from the coding sequence GTGAGCGTCAACGTGGAGAAACGGACGGATGCCCCGGGCAACGACACGCACGCCGAGGAGGCGTGGGAGTTGAAAGAGCGTGTCCGTCGCGAGGAGGGCGTCCTCAAGCAGCGTCGTGGCTTCTTCATGGACGCCTACCGTCGCTCGACGACCTACCTCCTCTACGAAGACGACACGCTCCTCGGCTTCGCCTCGGCGCGACGCGACGGCTACATCCTCTTTCTCGCCGTCAATCCGGACGTCCGCGGCGAGGGGTTCGGCGAGATGCTCGTCGCCGAGGTCGCAGACAACCACCGCTCCGTGACCTGCCACGCGCGGACGACAAACGCCCCCGCCCTGGAGTTCTACAAGCACATCGGCTTCCGGGTCAAACGCCGCATCGACAACTACTACGAGGACGGCGGCGGAGCCTACTATCTCAAACTCGGTGAGGACGGATTGCGCGACAAGCTAAGCGAGTTCATGCGTCGCTGA
- a CDS encoding DUF2064 domain-containing protein encodes MTTIAVFVDPPREGLVGTELAETSPLTSSEAADFYAACIKDAILAAERSGGELLVNYRPDDLIPEEFHGEQSAEAEVRALVADALGDTSDVRFEVQVGSTFDARAGNTVSHLLREEGVQSVAIVRGNAPMLLRTAIDSAAMKLRTNDVLLGPSTEGRVYYAAFREAIDFEGAFETPELDTLADRADDTGHTTEFIPMQPVVETGDDLATFLPLLESRVTAERIVPKHTATLVRELGLRVETDDAGDLTVVRD; translated from the coding sequence ATGACCACCATCGCCGTCTTCGTCGACCCGCCGCGTGAGGGGCTCGTCGGCACCGAACTGGCCGAGACGAGTCCGTTGACCTCCTCGGAAGCGGCCGACTTCTACGCCGCGTGCATCAAAGACGCCATCCTCGCCGCCGAACGCTCGGGCGGCGAGCTGCTCGTCAACTACCGGCCCGACGACCTCATTCCCGAGGAGTTCCACGGCGAGCAGAGTGCCGAGGCGGAGGTCCGCGCGCTCGTTGCCGACGCGCTCGGCGACACGAGCGACGTCCGCTTCGAGGTGCAGGTCGGCTCGACGTTCGACGCACGGGCGGGCAACACGGTCAGTCACCTGCTGCGCGAGGAGGGCGTCCAGTCGGTCGCCATCGTCCGCGGCAACGCCCCGATGCTCCTGCGGACGGCCATCGACTCGGCGGCGATGAAGCTCCGGACCAACGACGTGCTGCTCGGTCCCTCGACGGAGGGTCGCGTCTACTACGCGGCGTTCCGCGAGGCAATCGACTTCGAAGGCGCGTTCGAGACACCCGAACTGGACACGCTGGCGGACCGTGCCGACGACACCGGCCACACGACGGAGTTCATCCCGATGCAGCCCGTCGTCGAGACGGGCGACGACCTCGCGACGTTCCTGCCGCTGCTCGAATCGCGCGTCACGGCAGAACGCATCGTCCCGAAGCACACGGCGACGCTCGTCCGCGAGCTCGGCCTGCGGGTCGAAACCGACGACGCGGGCGACCTGACCGTCGTCCGCGACTGA
- a CDS encoding 50S ribosomal protein L37e, whose translation MTGAGTPSQGKKNKTTHVKCRRCGEKSYHSRKKVCSSCGFGKSAKRREYAWQSKSGDN comes from the coding sequence ATGACCGGTGCTGGTACCCCGAGCCAAGGGAAGAAGAACAAGACGACGCACGTCAAGTGCCGCCGCTGCGGCGAGAAGTCCTACCACTCCCGGAAGAAGGTCTGCTCGTCCTGTGGCTTCGGCAAATCGGCGAAGCGTCGAGAGTACGCCTGGCAGTCGAAATCCGGCGACAACTAA
- a CDS encoding DoxX family protein, producing the protein MNRRLSAALVATTALLASSGVASAHVKYVTPGSDPVAVVEFLLSALSDPFNLAVLALGGVSIAVGGLLYLRFRPARRDITLLRSLLTDYQDLLPWLLRLSVGLPLVGAGFAGYFFSPAVEPAAPTFVRLFGISTGFLVLFGFGTRFVATVGLLSYLVGFVLNPALMLAFEFVPGFIALALVGGGRPSADQVIARMADDERTIYSRIDPFYRTVAKPFAERVQPYEALVPIVLRVGLGISFIYLGVAQKLMNPGESLAVVAKYNLTAVVPVGPELWVIGAGLTETLVGVMFIVGLFTRAFSGVAFLLFTTTLFGLPDDPVLAHISLFGLVSALLVTGAGAFSVDEWLHAMDDDPNTPGIVRGGITSEDSR; encoded by the coding sequence GTGAACCGGCGTCTCTCTGCGGCACTCGTCGCGACGACCGCGCTCCTCGCGAGCAGCGGCGTCGCCAGTGCCCACGTCAAGTACGTAACGCCCGGAAGCGACCCCGTCGCTGTTGTCGAGTTCCTCCTCTCGGCACTCTCCGACCCGTTCAACCTCGCCGTCCTCGCGCTCGGTGGGGTGTCGATCGCGGTCGGGGGCCTCCTCTATCTCCGCTTTCGACCCGCCCGCCGCGACATCACGCTCCTCCGATCGCTGCTCACGGACTACCAGGACCTCCTGCCGTGGCTGTTGCGACTGAGTGTCGGCCTTCCGCTGGTCGGTGCGGGCTTCGCGGGCTACTTCTTCTCGCCCGCCGTCGAGCCTGCGGCACCGACGTTCGTCCGCCTGTTCGGCATCTCGACGGGCTTTCTCGTCCTGTTCGGCTTCGGAACCCGCTTCGTCGCCACCGTCGGTCTGTTGTCGTATCTCGTCGGCTTCGTCCTCAATCCGGCACTGATGCTCGCCTTCGAGTTCGTCCCCGGATTCATCGCGCTCGCGCTCGTGGGCGGCGGCCGCCCGAGTGCCGACCAGGTCATCGCCCGGATGGCCGACGACGAGCGGACGATCTACTCGCGTATCGACCCGTTCTACCGCACCGTCGCCAAGCCGTTCGCCGAGCGCGTCCAGCCCTACGAGGCACTCGTCCCTATCGTGTTGCGGGTGGGTCTCGGCATCTCGTTCATCTATCTCGGCGTCGCCCAGAAGCTGATGAACCCCGGCGAGTCACTCGCCGTCGTCGCGAAGTACAACCTGACTGCGGTCGTCCCGGTCGGCCCGGAGCTGTGGGTCATCGGCGCGGGGCTGACGGAGACGCTCGTCGGCGTGATGTTCATCGTCGGCCTGTTCACGCGGGCGTTCTCCGGTGTCGCCTTCCTGCTCTTCACGACGACGCTGTTCGGCCTGCCGGACGACCCGGTGCTCGCACACATCTCGCTGTTCGGTCTCGTCTCGGCACTGCTCGTCACGGGTGCCGGTGCGTTCTCGGTGGACGAGTGGCTCCACGCGATGGACGACGACCCGAACACGCCCGGTATCGTCCGTGGCGGTATCACGAGTGAAGATAGTAGATAG
- the purF gene encoding amidophosphoribosyltransferase → MADGRDYSHDGPTEKCGVVGVSLADRNAARPLYYSLYALQHRGQESAGIVTHDGFQQHSHVDMGLVGDVFDEDDLDQLNGPAGIGHVRYPTAGGVNNCCAQPFSVSFKSGALGLAHNGNLVNADELRDELESLGHAFTSSGDTEVIAHDLARNLLEEDLVRAVKRTMERIHGSYSLTIMHDDMVLGVRDPQGNRPLCIGKVDDGYVVASESAAIDTLDGELVRDVRPGELVLLEKGGTGFDSYQLVEPDNTAHCFFEHVYFARPDSIIDDNLVYEVRRNLGRKLWEESGIDTDVVMPVPDSGRAFASGYAEAANEDEEADGVEFAEGLMKNRYVGRTFIMPTQDERERAVRLKLNPIKSTVEGKTVTIIDDSIVRGTTSNQLVDLLRDAGAEEVHMRIGAPAIVAPCYMGIDMASREELIAAGQSTEDVRDVIGADSLSYLSIDAIADVLGQSRADLCLGCVTGEYPYDIDGEPTDRDVERPTVGERTLADD, encoded by the coding sequence ATGGCAGACGGGCGGGACTACTCCCACGACGGTCCGACAGAGAAGTGCGGTGTCGTCGGCGTTTCGCTGGCCGACCGCAACGCCGCACGACCACTGTACTACTCGCTGTACGCACTCCAGCACCGTGGACAGGAGTCCGCGGGCATCGTCACCCACGACGGCTTCCAGCAGCACAGCCACGTCGACATGGGACTCGTGGGCGACGTCTTCGACGAGGACGACCTCGACCAGTTGAACGGCCCGGCAGGCATCGGCCACGTCCGCTATCCGACCGCGGGCGGCGTCAACAACTGCTGTGCCCAGCCCTTCTCGGTCTCGTTCAAGTCCGGCGCGCTCGGGCTCGCGCACAACGGCAATCTCGTCAACGCCGACGAACTCCGCGACGAACTGGAGAGTCTCGGCCACGCCTTTACCTCCTCGGGCGACACGGAGGTCATCGCCCACGACCTCGCCCGCAACCTCCTCGAAGAGGACCTCGTCCGTGCGGTCAAACGGACGATGGAGCGCATCCACGGGTCGTACTCGCTGACCATCATGCACGACGACATGGTCCTCGGCGTCCGTGACCCACAGGGCAACCGCCCGCTCTGTATCGGAAAGGTCGACGACGGCTACGTCGTCGCTAGCGAGTCCGCCGCCATCGACACACTCGACGGGGAACTCGTCCGCGACGTCCGACCGGGTGAACTCGTCCTCCTCGAGAAGGGAGGGACAGGCTTCGACTCGTACCAACTAGTCGAACCCGACAACACCGCCCACTGTTTCTTCGAACACGTCTACTTCGCCCGGCCCGACTCCATCATCGACGACAACCTCGTCTACGAGGTCCGCCGCAACCTGGGCCGGAAGCTCTGGGAGGAGAGCGGCATCGACACCGACGTCGTCATGCCCGTCCCCGACTCGGGCCGTGCCTTCGCCTCCGGCTACGCCGAGGCCGCAAACGAGGACGAGGAGGCCGACGGCGTCGAGTTCGCCGAGGGGCTGATGAAGAACCGCTACGTCGGCCGGACGTTCATCATGCCGACCCAAGACGAGCGCGAACGCGCCGTCCGCCTGAAGCTCAACCCCATCAAGTCCACCGTCGAGGGCAAGACCGTCACCATCATCGACGACAGCATCGTTCGCGGGACGACCTCGAACCAGCTCGTCGACCTGCTGCGCGACGCGGGAGCCGAGGAGGTCCACATGCGCATCGGCGCGCCGGCCATCGTCGCGCCGTGTTACATGGGCATCGACATGGCCTCGCGCGAAGAACTCATCGCCGCAGGGCAGAGTACCGAGGACGTCCGGGACGTCATCGGTGCCGACAGCCTCTCGTATCTCTCCATCGACGCCATCGCCGACGTGCTCGGACAGTCCCGTGCGGACCTCTGTCTCGGCTGTGTGACCGGCGAATATCCTTACGACATCGACGGCGAACCGACCGACCGCGACGTCGAACGTCCGACCGTCGGTGAGCGGACGCTCGCCGACGACTGA
- a CDS encoding Mrp/NBP35 family ATP-binding protein, translating to MNEADVRDLLQSVEDPDLGDDIVSLGLVNAVEVDGDAVRISLALGAPYAPHETDIASQVRDVLGEHFEEVDLTAKLPSSLSADEQVLPGVKNIIAVASGKGGVGKSTVAVNLAAGLSKLGARVGLFDADIYGPNVPRMVDAGERPQATADQSIVPPEKYGMKLMSMAFLVGEDDPVIWRGPMVHKILTQLTEDVEWGELDYMILDLPPGTGDTQLTVLQTLPLTGAVIVTTPQGVAVDDARKGLRMFGKHDTNVLGVAENMSSFKCPDCGGTHDIFGSGGGKAMAEENDLPYLGGIPLDPAVRSGGDGGKPIVLDDDSETGDAFRVLTENVANNVGIVNRRGVQRQR from the coding sequence ATGAACGAAGCGGACGTCCGCGATCTGTTGCAGTCTGTCGAGGACCCCGACCTCGGCGACGACATCGTCTCGCTCGGACTCGTCAACGCGGTGGAGGTCGACGGCGACGCCGTCCGAATCTCGCTCGCGCTCGGCGCGCCCTACGCCCCCCACGAGACAGACATCGCGAGCCAGGTACGCGACGTACTCGGCGAGCACTTCGAGGAGGTCGACCTCACGGCGAAGCTCCCCTCGTCGCTGTCGGCCGACGAGCAGGTGCTGCCGGGCGTGAAGAACATCATCGCCGTTGCGAGTGGGAAAGGCGGGGTCGGCAAGTCGACCGTCGCGGTCAACCTCGCGGCCGGCCTGTCGAAACTCGGTGCGCGCGTCGGCCTGTTCGACGCCGACATCTACGGGCCGAACGTCCCGCGGATGGTCGACGCGGGCGAGCGGCCGCAGGCGACCGCCGACCAAAGCATCGTCCCGCCGGAGAAGTACGGGATGAAGCTGATGTCGATGGCCTTCCTCGTCGGCGAGGACGACCCGGTCATCTGGCGCGGCCCGATGGTCCACAAGATTCTGACCCAGCTCACCGAGGACGTCGAGTGGGGCGAACTGGACTACATGATTCTCGACCTCCCGCCGGGCACGGGCGACACTCAACTCACTGTCCTCCAGACGCTGCCGCTGACGGGCGCGGTCATCGTGACGACGCCGCAGGGCGTCGCCGTCGACGACGCTCGCAAGGGGCTGCGGATGTTCGGCAAGCACGACACGAACGTCCTCGGTGTCGCCGAGAACATGTCGAGTTTCAAATGTCCGGACTGTGGCGGCACGCACGACATCTTCGGCTCCGGCGGCGGTAAGGCGATGGCCGAGGAGAACGACCTGCCCTACCTCGGCGGCATCCCGCTCGACCCGGCCGTCCGGTCGGGCGGCGACGGCGGCAAGCCCATCGTCCTCGACGACGACAGCGAGACGGGTGACGCCTTCCGCGTCCTGACGGAGAACGTCGCCAACAACGTCGGCATCGTCAACCGCCGCGGGGTGCAGCGACAGCGATGA
- a CDS encoding uracil-DNA glycosylase, with product MDAHQDTFANPFSMDADCTNCAALCETRTSVVHGYGDVGAEFLFVGEAPSEAADAAGVPFVGDAAGERLQRMLGELGFVRSDPDSLEPDIQNAFLTYLTRCRHPERPPADEEVVTCEPYLNAEIRMINPQIIVPIGQRALEELAVEYTTRRPDSFDVDAEHATTIRGRGFELIPMVALDEQTDEQSEAFVEHFMENVFSRDYRQTKGRRSR from the coding sequence GTGGACGCTCACCAGGACACCTTCGCGAACCCCTTCAGTATGGACGCCGACTGTACGAACTGTGCAGCCCTCTGTGAGACGCGCACGTCGGTCGTCCACGGCTACGGCGACGTCGGCGCGGAGTTCCTCTTCGTCGGCGAGGCTCCGAGCGAGGCAGCCGACGCCGCGGGTGTCCCGTTCGTCGGCGACGCGGCCGGTGAACGACTGCAGCGGATGCTCGGCGAGTTGGGCTTCGTCCGCTCGGACCCCGACTCACTGGAACCGGACATCCAGAACGCCTTTCTGACCTACCTCACCCGGTGTCGCCATCCCGAACGGCCACCCGCAGACGAGGAGGTCGTCACCTGCGAACCCTACCTGAACGCGGAGATCCGGATGATCAACCCACAGATCATCGTCCCTATCGGCCAGCGGGCACTGGAAGAGCTGGCCGTCGAGTACACGACCCGACGACCCGACAGCTTCGACGTCGACGCCGAACACGCGACGACCATCCGGGGCCGTGGCTTCGAACTCATCCCGATGGTCGCCCTCGACGAGCAGACCGACGAACAGAGCGAGGCCTTCGTCGAGCACTTCATGGAGAACGTCTTCTCGCGGGACTACCGCCAGACGAAGGGTCGACGGAGCCGTTGA
- a CDS encoding sensor histidine kinase — protein MAVGLSPLLLVNVLATLAAAGLVGFFWRQRRSIRGGTLLTIISLSALVWAGCYSASIAATGFEDKLFWYRLRYFGNAFGALAWFLFVTIYTGHGRYVTRRRVAVLVALEAVSVVVVWTNRTPFADGLHNLWYEGLAEATVAGATVVDPSPGLLYWGYTSLNGFLFLLAAGFLFELFIRPEQRVHGRRNFALLAGSFVPFALNVIFKLLEEPLDPTPIGLAFTMLLVAYAVFGFGVFDVLPVARASVVEALDVGVLVFDNDGVVVDANRLANELLDGQQGSVLGQSVTSVLAGATRLDDADTRPDDTDIRPDGDRLLSVETLTAGENRALEYAPEGSDRVYEVRISALGDGDLGHVALLYDVTDRRLRERRLRTQNEKLDEFASIVSHDLRNPLNVAVGYLGLVRDGDGGDDSLERVDGALGRMEALIDDLLALARSGRVIGETEPVSLETVVRAAWGNVPTEVATLSVEEGRMVDADVARLTELLENLFRNSVEHGSEGLSTRGASAVGAEAAEAAEGSVAPERGVTIRVGATQDGFFVEDDGPGLPPDKRDLVFERGYTTARTGTGFGLAIVREIVLAHGWEVQATEGRGGGARFEVRTVPRSPTPPEPPVPTLDADDD, from the coding sequence ATGGCCGTCGGTCTGTCCCCGTTACTGCTCGTCAACGTACTCGCCACCCTTGCCGCGGCAGGGCTGGTTGGGTTCTTCTGGCGGCAGCGCCGGTCGATCCGCGGCGGGACGCTCCTCACCATCATCTCGTTGTCGGCGTTGGTGTGGGCCGGCTGTTACTCGGCCTCCATCGCCGCCACGGGCTTCGAGGACAAACTGTTCTGGTACCGGCTGCGCTACTTCGGAAACGCCTTCGGCGCGCTGGCGTGGTTCCTCTTCGTCACCATCTACACCGGCCACGGCCGGTACGTGACGCGGCGGCGTGTCGCGGTGCTCGTCGCACTGGAAGCCGTCTCGGTCGTCGTCGTCTGGACGAACCGGACGCCGTTCGCCGACGGCCTCCACAACCTCTGGTACGAGGGGCTCGCAGAGGCGACGGTGGCCGGAGCGACCGTCGTCGACCCGTCGCCCGGACTGCTCTACTGGGGCTACACCAGTCTGAACGGCTTTCTGTTCTTGCTCGCCGCGGGCTTCCTGTTCGAGCTGTTCATCCGTCCCGAGCAGCGGGTCCACGGCCGCCGGAACTTCGCGCTACTCGCCGGGTCGTTCGTGCCCTTCGCGCTGAACGTCATCTTCAAACTGCTCGAAGAGCCGCTTGATCCGACACCCATCGGACTGGCGTTCACGATGCTCCTCGTCGCCTACGCCGTCTTCGGGTTCGGTGTCTTCGACGTGTTGCCGGTCGCCCGTGCCAGCGTCGTCGAGGCACTCGACGTCGGCGTCCTCGTCTTCGACAACGACGGCGTCGTCGTCGACGCCAACCGGCTCGCGAACGAACTGCTCGACGGACAGCAGGGAAGCGTCCTCGGTCAGTCCGTCACGTCGGTGCTCGCGGGTGCGACCCGGCTCGACGATGCCGACACACGCCCGGACGATACCGACATCCGCCCCGACGGCGACCGGCTGTTGTCGGTCGAGACGCTCACCGCGGGCGAGAACCGCGCCTTGGAGTACGCGCCCGAGGGGTCCGACCGGGTCTACGAGGTCCGCATCTCCGCGCTTGGCGACGGTGACCTCGGCCACGTCGCCCTCCTGTACGACGTCACCGACAGACGGCTGCGGGAGCGACGCCTCCGGACACAGAACGAGAAGCTCGACGAGTTCGCGAGCATCGTCAGCCACGACCTCCGGAACCCGTTGAACGTCGCGGTCGGCTACCTCGGACTGGTCCGCGACGGCGACGGCGGCGACGACTCCCTCGAACGCGTCGACGGCGCGCTCGGCCGGATGGAGGCGCTCATCGACGATCTCCTAGCACTCGCTCGGAGCGGCCGTGTCATCGGCGAGACCGAACCGGTGTCGCTCGAGACCGTCGTCCGAGCGGCGTGGGGCAACGTCCCGACGGAGGTGGCGACACTGTCGGTCGAAGAGGGCCGGATGGTCGACGCGGACGTCGCCCGACTGACGGAGCTTCTCGAGAACCTGTTCCGAAACAGCGTGGAACACGGCTCAGAGGGGCTGTCGACGCGCGGGGCGAGCGCGGTGGGAGCCGAAGCTGCCGAAGCTGCCGAGGGGTCGGTCGCCCCCGAGCGGGGCGTGACCATCCGCGTCGGCGCGACACAGGACGGCTTCTTCGTCGAGGACGACGGCCCGGGGCTGCCCCCCGACAAGCGCGATCTGGTCTTCGAGCGGGGATACACGACTGCGCGGACGGGAACCGGCTTCGGTCTCGCCATCGTCCGCGAGATCGTCCTCGCCCACGGCTGGGAGGTCCAGGCGACAGAGGGACGTGGCGGCGGTGCACGCTTCGAGGTCAGGACGGTGCCACGGTCGCCGACGCCTCCGGAGCCACCGGTTCCGACCCTCGACGCGGACGACGACTGA
- a CDS encoding RtcB family protein, which produces MTTRETKEFDGITLERVREHVWEIPQEGEMRVPARVLASEPLLEQIGDDKTLQQLKNATHLPGITKHALCMPDGHQGYGFPVGGVGATDAEKGCISPGAVGYDINCGVRMMRTNLTYDDLKGKEEELVDSLFANVPSGLGGGGVVEEGIDTVEEILARGMDWALERGYATEADLAHCEDEGMRPDADPDAVSQKAKDRGKNQIGSLGSGNHFLEVQRVTDVFRPEVGEAYGLEEDQIVVLIHCGSRGLGHQTCTDYLRRIEKEHADLLEDLPDKELAAAPAGSELAEEYYGAMCAAINFAWVNRQLIMHRTRQVFARVFGRDWEDMEMELLYDVAHNIAKKETHTVEGEERELYVHRKGATRAFPAGHPEVPAAYRDVGQPVIIPGSMGAGSYVLRGGDESMGLTFGSTAHGAGRVMSRTQAKQEFWGETVQDELRDQEKIYVKAQSGATVAEEAPGVYKDVDEVVRVSDDLGIGDKVARTYPVCNIKG; this is translated from the coding sequence ATGACCACGCGAGAGACCAAGGAGTTCGACGGTATCACCCTCGAACGGGTCCGCGAACACGTCTGGGAGATTCCCCAGGAGGGCGAGATGCGCGTTCCGGCGCGCGTGCTCGCTTCCGAACCCCTCCTCGAACAGATCGGCGACGACAAGACGCTCCAGCAGTTGAAGAACGCGACCCACCTGCCGGGCATCACCAAACACGCGCTCTGTATGCCCGACGGCCACCAGGGCTACGGCTTCCCCGTCGGCGGCGTCGGCGCGACGGACGCCGAGAAGGGTTGTATCTCGCCCGGCGCGGTCGGCTACGACATCAACTGCGGCGTCCGGATGATGCGGACGAACCTGACCTACGACGACCTCAAGGGGAAGGAAGAGGAACTCGTCGACTCGCTCTTTGCGAACGTTCCTTCGGGTCTCGGCGGCGGCGGCGTCGTCGAGGAGGGCATCGACACGGTCGAGGAGATTCTGGCCCGTGGGATGGACTGGGCGCTCGAACGCGGCTACGCCACTGAAGCGGACCTCGCGCACTGCGAGGACGAGGGGATGCGCCCCGACGCCGACCCCGACGCAGTGTCGCAGAAAGCCAAAGACCGAGGGAAGAACCAGATCGGTTCGCTCGGCTCGGGCAACCACTTCCTCGAAGTCCAGCGCGTCACCGACGTCTTCCGGCCCGAGGTCGGGGAGGCCTATGGACTCGAAGAGGACCAGATCGTCGTCCTCATCCACTGCGGTTCTCGGGGGCTCGGCCACCAGACCTGTACGGACTATCTCCGCCGTATCGAAAAGGAACACGCCGACCTGCTGGAAGACCTGCCGGACAAGGAACTCGCCGCCGCGCCCGCTGGTTCGGAACTCGCTGAGGAGTATTACGGCGCGATGTGTGCGGCCATCAACTTCGCGTGGGTCAACCGCCAGCTCATCATGCACCGGACGCGACAGGTGTTCGCCCGCGTCTTCGGCCGCGACTGGGAGGACATGGAGATGGAACTGCTCTACGACGTCGCGCACAATATCGCGAAGAAGGAGACGCACACCGTCGAGGGCGAGGAGCGCGAACTCTACGTCCACCGGAAAGGGGCGACTCGGGCGTTCCCGGCGGGCCATCCCGAGGTCCCGGCGGCCTACCGCGATGTCGGCCAGCCGGTCATCATTCCCGGCAGCATGGGTGCGGGGAGCTACGTCCTCCGCGGCGGCGACGAGTCGATGGGTCTCACGTTCGGCTCGACGGCCCACGGCGCGGGCCGCGTCATGTCCCGAACGCAGGCGAAACAGGAGTTCTGGGGCGAGACGGTGCAGGACGAACTCCGCGACCAGGAGAAAATCTACGTCAAGGCGCAGTCGGGCGCGACGGTCGCCGAGGAGGCACCCGGCGTCTACAAGGACGTCGACGAGGTCGTCCGCGTCAGCGACGACCTCGGCATCGGCGACAAGGTCGCCCGCACGTATCCGGTCTGTAACATCAAGGGGTAG